The following DNA comes from Oligoflexia bacterium.
CAGTTCTTTAGGCCATGCAAAAGAAAATAAACTTTACTCTATTAATGATACGTCCAATGGTTTTTGTTTATTGTATTCGGAACTTGATCATACAAAGCTTCGCGATTACTGTAATTTTTTCAACTTGCGTTTTCAAGAAGATGGACTCTGGAAATCTTGTTATAAGAACGAACAAGCTGTTTGTCGTTTTCCAGAAAAAGAATATTCTTTGCTGAACAATCACTCTTCTGAATTAGATCTTGATTTTTATCAGAACAAAGAACGTTTGATTGATTGGGCCTTGAATCAATATCTTAAGCCTCACAATAAATCCTTGGAAACACTGATTACTAAGTCAGTTAATCTAACCCTAACTACTCATCCATTTAATGAGTTTTTTAAAAATACCCTTTCTGGCAAAACGCTAAACAACTACCTTTATATTAATAAGATCAACGGCGTAAGTCTTAGCGCTGATGCTTTAGGTTATTATAACTTTATCAATACTAATCAACCCTTCAAAGCGGTTAGTTCACATCTTCCTGAAATATTCTATAAGTCATTTTTTTGGAAAGCTTATGAAGTAAGCTATAAAAACTATATAAAAATACTTCAAGAAACTAATGATGATAATTTAAAACAATTGGATTCTGTTTTGGGTTACCTTCATTATTTATTAAGCCAACACTTTGGTGAACAAGCTTTTTTGTTTTATCCAATTAAGTCAAAACTAGCTTCTAAATTTAATGGTGAATTAAATCTTCGTTTAGTCCTCTACTACGAACAAGAAATTGCCGGCTCTACATGGGGTAAAAGTATTATTTTACCTTTTGATGGAAATAGCGATAATATCCTTATTATCAGTGGCAATTATGATTTAGAAGGATCTCCGCAGCAGAGTTTTTTTTATGAAGAGTATTTTTCTGATAAGTCTCCAAATAGAGAACTAAGTGCTTCCAATAATCGTTTTTCTAATGAAAGCTGTATGAAGTGTCACCTTCAAATGAACAAAATTAGAACAGGTCCAATGTCTAATCTTTTAGCGGAAGACAGCCGATTCTTTGCTGACTACAGTGATGGTTTTTATTTGAATAATCCTTATGTTTATGATGGTTATAAGAGCTCCAAAGCTTCTGAATTTATGGCCAATGGCAAAATTTTTCATTTCCCAAAATATTTACAAGCTAGAGATTCTCGCAAAGGTTTATATCTTTATCAAGTCAGTGATCTAGGGCCCATTTTAGGAGATCCTGTTTCATCTCCACAGGCCAGCAAATGTTTTGAAAAGCCTATTAAAACCTGGGGAGGCGCAGCCAATTGCTATACTTGCCATGATTTTTCCCAGCAGTATCTTGGCCCCATCCATACCACAAATTTTAAGATGTCTATGGAATCCTTAAAAAAGCAATTGACCTACTCACCCAAAACCAATGTTGAAAAAAAAGTTTATGATGAAACTTTCATGCCTTATAGAATGTTTTTAAATGACCCCAATGATCCCTACAAACTCCGACCACAAGCACAGACTGATCTTAAAAATCTGATCAGCTGTTTAGAAGAAAACTTTAATAAAGACCAGTTGCAATGGATACAAGAAAAGTTATTCTCTACTTTAAATGAGATATAGTTTGTTTTTTAGACGTATTTTTTTTCTTGAACAGTTTTTTTGTTGCTCTTAAAACTACACCCAAAGGGCCAGATGCAATGTAAGTTAAGGTTAAAACATACAAAGTTAAAATAGGTTTGATCCATAGAGCCATGGTCATAAAAAGAAAAGGCATTAACACATGCATGGGTTGTCTGCGATTGAGGCTTAACGATTTACTGGATAGGTAAGACACTTGACTGACCATTAAAAAAGGAACGGTTAACATGCACAAGAGCATAAAACTCTCACCCTCCATGAACCAAATATCTTGGTTGGGTTTAAAAATTAAAGCACTCAACACAAAAAACATCCCGCCCATGGGAATGGGTAAGCCTTGAAAATGACTTTTTTCTGTACTTTTGTTTTGCACATTAAAACGGGCCAGACGAATGGTGCCACAGGCCAGATGAAAAAAACAGGCCACCAAGGCCAGTTCTTCCGTAAAATAATGGCCCCATGCAAAGACCATGGCCATGGGTGCAATCCCAAAAGAAATCACATCACATAATGAATCATACTCTTCACCAAAACGTGAACCTGTATTGGTTCTACGCGCCACTTGCCCATCCAACATATCCAAAACAGCGGCAATCATAATAAACAAGCCGCTTTTAAACAAACTGTCTTGATAGCCTAAACTGTAATTCCAGCTATGAATAATAGACAAAAAACCAAAAAACAAATTACCCGTCGTAACCAAATTTGGAAGTATGTAAATGCCTTTTCTCATCAATTGATACCTTTAACTTAACATAGTAGGATAACCCAGAAGAATCAACTTTTGTTCAAGACCTTAACTTGGATGTTTTATTTAAGTATTCAAATAAAACATAGTAAATCTATGCTATAAAATTTTTATACTTAAGGATTCAGATAAAACGTTCTCACTTCTCCAGAATGTAAGTTTAAATTAAGATTTGTTGTATGTGCTGTTGTTTCTTGCTTAATTAAATCTACTAACAATGTATGTTGGGGTAGGGCGATGTTAACATTCAATTTATCTAGATGCGTATTGATCACTGCTATATAAGTCCCTTGATTTTCTGTTGGATAGACTCTAACAATAACATCTTGTTCCGAGCTAGCAGCATCATCAATAAAACTAGGGATTGCCGGCAAGGATAAAAATGCCGCATTAAATTTTTTAGCATACTGCGGATAAGCACGATTAAATGTATGTGCTGATAAATACCCCAAGTACTGAGGGTCATGAAAAGCCAGTGCCCGTGCTTCAGCCAAAATAGAGTGTGGGCCAGCCCGCTCAACATCTGAAACAAAATAACCGGTTAAGTCATTGAGACGGTCTTCATTTAAAGGATGATGAAAAATTGATGCCATCCCCGCAGGTGAACGAAAAGCGTTAACTTGCTCCTCTGACGCTACTGAAAATAAACGATTAAACGGATAACTTTGTATTGTTTTTTCTGATTGTGAATGCACTCTTGGTCTAGGAGATGCAAAACTTGACTCTATGGCTAGATCATCACAAGTTGATTGCTCTTCATGTGCTTTTGGACGCGTGATCAAATGGTGATAGTCTTGTGCAAGGTCCGCTTGTGGTAAAAGCTGTGAAACCTCAATGCCTGT
Coding sequences within:
- the pssA gene encoding CDP-diacylglycerol--serine O-phosphatidyltransferase, translated to MRKGIYILPNLVTTGNLFFGFLSIIHSWNYSLGYQDSLFKSGLFIMIAAVLDMLDGQVARRTNTGSRFGEEYDSLCDVISFGIAPMAMVFAWGHYFTEELALVACFFHLACGTIRLARFNVQNKSTEKSHFQGLPIPMGGMFFVLSALIFKPNQDIWFMEGESFMLLCMLTVPFLMVSQVSYLSSKSLSLNRRQPMHVLMPFLFMTMALWIKPILTLYVLTLTYIASGPLGVVLRATKKLFKKKNTSKKQTISHLK